Within the Gammaproteobacteria bacterium genome, the region TGCTCTGTGCCGCACTGTAGCCGCTGCGGGCATCGTCCAGCACAGCGTTTTTCTCAGGCTGCATGCTGCATGCTGCAAGCGCGGTACTGGCTAACAGTATAGTAGGTAATATATAATTAATTTTCATAATAAATTCCTTTATGTTCATTCTTGGTAATGTGATTCGCGCTTACTTGGTGGTTCGTTTAATCTCTTCACGCAGAACGCGATTTGATTCTTGTGCATCATCGACCGCCTTCTGCGCCTTTGCCAAACCGGCCTTTGTTTCAGCAAGCTTGGCATCAAGCTGCGCTTGTTCTGCCAATCGTTTAGCAAGCGGGTAATCTTTCGCATCCATTGCCCGCTCTGCACCTTCCATCTTTTCCATGGCGGATTTGAGCTCCAGCGGTGCAAACTCATTGCCGCCACTTCTGGTTGCACTCGTCACTGCCGCCTTGGAAACCGCGAGTTGCTCTGTGGGGGCTGGAATACTTGCGCATCCAACCATAAAGATTGTAGTAACAGCGATTACTGTTGGTACGCCGACCCAGTTCATCATTCGAGTCGATCTGGGGTTAGTAAGTATCTTCATGATCATCTCCATCCAATAAAGTTAAATATCGTTTAATTGCCAACAACTGAACATCTATACCACGGGGGCTACTAACCCCTTCGATCGGTGCCACCTGAGATGACATGCCATCTTGATGCCATTCCGGCACAAGACCATGATTTTGAACAGCCATCTTCTCGTCGATCTAAACCTTTGATGGTAAGACTGACCCTAATACCAAGCGCCGTCTGTACGGTGACGCACATATAATGAATAGAGGTAATGCCTGGGCGCTTACCATGCACTCGAACGACACGGGACATAATGGGTGCCAACACAATCACGGAAAATAATCTGGGCGTCCCATTCCTTCACCTGAGCCCCAAGATTTTGCGTATAAGCATTGTTCGCTCCCATGAGTTACTCCTTAAGGGGGGGGGCGTTACAATTCGCCGTTACTTGGCTAACTTCACCACCAATTGATTTTCCACTCCCTTTACTTCCGCCACAGCACCCGCTATTTCTTTGGCTCTATCACTACTTTGCTGCGAGTCAACCGACCCGCTCAGTGTAGTCACGCCTTTCGTGGTGTCGACATTGATCTGAAGAACGCTCAGTCCAGGCTCCGCTAGAATGGCCGCTTTTACTTTAGCAGTGATCGCAGCGTCATCAATCGCCACACCGGCCTTGTCACCCTGATCACCAATATCTTTTGATGTCTCGTCCATTTTGTCGCCGGCTTTTTCTGTCGCTTGGTCTATTGACTTACCGGCCGTTTCTGCCGGACCTTTTTTGTCGCATGCGGAAATCCCAAAAACAAGAATCATTGACGCCCCTGCTAATAGAACTCTTTTTGAAATATTCATCGTTACTCTCCTTATGTTAACTATGTGATTTAAAAATTTATCCGCAAGCTTTGTCCAAGCTGCGTGCGGAGTGCTATGCAGCATACGGCACAAGACGGAAATGCTCTGTGCGGTATCCCACACAGGCGGCGCGGCGGGGTGTTTTATGGTTCGATTGTTTAGACTCAAAGTACATTTGACTAGCCATTATGACCGCGGGAGAGTTCTGATATGCCGGTTCTAAGTAGCTTGGTGTACTCCTCCGGAACCAACGGTCGGCTGAAATAGTAACCCTGTGCCTCGCCGCAGCCCGCGGCCCGGAGGAAAGTGAGCTGTTCTGGTGTTTCAACGCCCTCGGCGCTGACCCGTTTGTTGAGATTATTACCCATCCCGATCATGGCGTTAACTATAGTAGCGTCGTCCGGATCAGTGGTGATGTCGCGCACGAATGACTGGTCGATTTTCAGGGTATCGATCGGAAAGCGTTTCAGGTAACTTAAACTGGAATAGCCGGTGCCGAAATCATCGATGGCAAGCCGCACACCCATGGCTTTGAGTGCATCAAGCACGGTAATCGTGGACTCGCCATCCTGCATGAGAACGCTTTCGGTCAGTTCGATCTCGAGATGACCCGGCTCCAGGCTAGTCTCTTTGAGGATGTCACGAACGCCATCGAGAAAGTCATTGCTGCGGAATTCTACTGCAGAGATGTTGATCGCCACGGAGGGTGGCCGAAGGCCAGCTTCCACCCAAGTGCAGATTTGTCGGCATGCTTCGCGGAGCACCCACCGGCCGATCGGTACAATGAGACCACACTCTTCGGCGATTGGCACAAACTTCTCGGGTAAGAGGAGCCCGCGCACCGGGTGCAGCCAGCGGATGAGTGCCTCAGCGCCGGTAATCCTGCCTGTTTCGAGATTGATTCTGGGTTGGTAATGCAAGACAAACTCCTGCCTTGCCATGGCACGACGCAGGCTGGCCTCAAGGAATTGCCGCTCGACGACCCGGTCGTTCATGTCTTGCTTGAAAAACTGGTAATTGTTGCGCCCATTTTGCTTGGCGTGGTACATCGCGGCGTCGGCATTTTTGATCAGAGTTTCCGCATCCTCGCCGTCACTGGGGTAGATGCTGATACCAATGCTCATAGTGATAGTGAGATCGTGTCCCGCGATACTATGATGATCTTCCAGCACCGAGATGATATTTGACGCGCGGCGTGCCGCATCTTTTGCGTGCTCGATGTCTGAAAGCAGCACTATGAATTCATCCCCACCCTGGCGGCTGACTGTATCCGAACTACGTACACAAGTAATCAAGCGATCCGCAACCGACTGCAGCAATTTGTCGCCAATCAGATGACCCAATGAGTCATTGATGTTTTTGAACATATCCAGATCCAGAAACAGAACCGCCAATTGTTTGCGGTGCCGACGGACAACGGAAATCGCTTGTTTAAGCCGATCATTTAATAGCACGCGATTGGGCAAATCAGTGAGGAAATCGTGTTGTGCTAAATAAGACATTTTGAGCACCATCGCCCGCGCCTCGCTGACATCGTGGAAAACCATCACGGCGCCGATAACGCGGCCACCACGGTCGTGGATGGGCGCGGCAGAATCTTCTATGGGCAATTCAAACCCATCGCGCTTGATCAGGATGCAGTTCGCGCTGAGGCTGACGGGTTTGTTTCGCTGCATGGCCAGCTCTATTGGACTGCGGGCGGGTTCGCGTGTGACACTATCGACGATCTGGAGCACATCGGCAAGCGGCCGGCCGACCGGTCGCCTCTTCGCGCGACCAGCCGGTCATGCGCTCCGCGACCAGATTGAGATAGGTGACATTGCTGGCGATGTCGGCACTTATTACAGCATCGCCAATGGAATTAAGCGTGACTTGAGCGCGCTCCCTTTCGACAAACAGCGCCTCTTCCGCCACCTTGCGCGCAATCACGTTGCGTAGAACGTGAGACAATGAGTAACCGTCGATGTGACCTTTTAGGAAATAATCCTGCGCGCCATGCTGTACGGCTTGTTGTGCGATATCTTCTTGATCCAAGTCACTGAGAATCAGAATCGGGACATCACACGCGATCAAATAAAACCTATCGAAGGTCTCGATACCTTGGCTATCGGGCAGGGATAGATTGAGCAAGACGGCCTTAATCCCTCCCCTATTGAGCCGTTCGAGGCCATCGGAGAGGGTTGCAACCCATTCGATAGTGAATGGACCATATCTTGCGTCAGAGAGCGCATCCCTGACCAACTTGGCAGTAGCGGGGTCACACTCGATGAGAAGTACCCTTTCTTCCGTATTGCCCATGCTCATAAAACTCCTTTGTAACAAGATCCAAGCATACACCTCCAACGAGCTTATTATTATGAGGAATTATCGTTCTGCTATCGGACAGTCGTCATGGCGTAATGCGTGGTACCGAATATAAACCGCCTCTCTTGTCCGCACATACATCCATCAATTTGGCATGGCTCACCAGCACGATTATTGTGCAATGAGAAATCTGTCGTGTTCTGTGCGGTAGCATACATACCGAAAAAGAGTCAGCGTTAAACAAAAATAATCCATTGGCACAAAACTGCGTCGTTCCCGCTCAGTCGGGAATCCAGATGATTAAAAAATCTCCCGCGAAGCGGGACAGCATCGCGGTCTCGTCAGCTTCGCGGGATGTTCGTCCTTGTTAAATTCCCACCTGTTCGGAAATGATGGGTTAATGGATTATTTGGGTTTAACTGAAAGCGTTGGTTTTATAACGCCCAAAAAAAGGCCCTGCGAGGGGGGTCGCAGGGCTAAGGGGGGGTAAATCGTCCGCCTAACTAAATATAGGCACGGTAGGCACAGCCATCATCTCGATATAACGGCTATTGTCGCGGCCTCCCACAGTCACGCTCCTAGAGCCATTCATGTGTTTATTTATTTTAAAGTTGATCACAATAATGACGTTTTGACCGACAGAACCCCTGCGGGTGTGTGCACTAATGCACAACGTTCAGAAATCACCTTTAGATGCTCCACGACTATGGCTTTAATCTGCTCATTTTAAATCAGACAAACCCACTCCAAGGAAAACTTCCACTGCCACTGATATCTTTATACCCCTCTCACACAAGACGTTCTGTGCACTGACACACATAGCGAGGGCAGGTTGAGGCTTTCCTGTTTCAACGGCTATTTAACTACTTCTTGGGCTTTGTCGATCTCGTAGACAAATTCAGTGAGACAGAAAAAACTCACTCAAAAATAGAAGAAAAAGCGGGGTAGCACCTTTCCGCCGCATGTGAAAGGTTACCCTCTTAAACCCGATGCATTATTGTCTTGACTGATGAGTCCACTATAGTCTCACTCAATCCTTTGCTTTATCTTCGACAACGTTTTTTGGCGGCACGAAAAAATCCAGAGGTGCCACCAAAAAACGTGCCAGCAATGCCTTGAGCAGTGTTGGCCATTTGGTGAAGCGCACTTGGCGCGCGCGTAATGCCACGAACAGCGCCAGGGAAAAGCTAACTAACAGGTTTACCGCGCCAATACTGAGTACGCCCAAGGTAGAAATAACGGCGGTTTGCCATGTTATATAATGTTCCAAGCCGACTAATGATATAGCGAAATTGGCGGCAGAAAAGGTAATGTGGCGAATATCTATGGGTAGGCCGAGCAGGAAACCCAGGGTGCCCATGCTGCCGAGTAGTATGCCAAAGTAAAAGTTGCCCATTAATCCGCCCAGGTTATTTTCAATATAACCTGCAAAGTTTCTTAGCCGAGCTTCGCCAAGCAAGCGATGTAGCCAGCGTAACTGCGCTATACGTGCTGGAATGTGAGCGTAAACTGCTTTGTTATCATAATAGCCGGATATTAATCCCGACAAAAATAAACACACACCAGCAATAGCCGCATAAAAGAGTGCGAGACTGTGAAAAGGGTCTATGTCATGCAGCAAATGCTCAGCTTTTTCCGGTGTTACCAGATGCTGGCCTTGCAGGTAAAAATATCCCCAGGCAATCAGGTAGGCCATCGGAAAGGCGATGATGATATTGCCTAACACCGCCACGAATTGGGTGCGTATGACCTTTACTATTAGCTCAACCAGGCTATCAAGGTCGATGTTTCGGCCGTCGCGGCTCTGTAGTCCGGCGGCAATGCGGGAAGCGGTCATGGCCGGCTGCTTGGTTGCAACCGTGAAATGCAGCACGTGGATCAGCATGAAGCCCAGAGAATAATTCATGCTGAACAGAAAGGCCTCCACCAACGGTGCGGCGCGCAAGTAGGATGCGAGAATCTTGAGCATCGCCATGAAGCTGATGATGAAACCGGCGCCGGCTGCAGAGCGGAACATCGCGGCATACTCGCTGCGGGTATCCGCGACGTAGTGCTCGCCGGTGCGGCTGGCATTTTCCGTGATGTTTCGGGCAAGCAGATCAATGTTGCTGGCGAACAGCTCACGCACCGCGTATTTGCGGTTGTGGGCCTCGATCAACTCCAGGCCTAGCGACAAGGCTGCACCCCTCCGCTCAGAGGGTGCAGTGGTTTCGCCACATTCTGGGATAGAGCTGGGCAGATCGTGGGCTACATCTATCAGCGCCAGCAGTTTCCGCAACCGGTCGATGCTCTGGGTGAGTCGTCCCAGCAAATAGGTGAGCGCTACACTGGTGCCCTGACGCAGCGCGTTTTTGCGAATTTTGGTGACGACCATCTCGCACTGATCCAGCATCACCAACAAATGTTTGGCATCATCGGGCGTCGCCGCGCTGCCATCCAGGAAGCGGGCATAACCCTCGGCAGGCGTGGCTGGTTTGTTGGCTACCGGCGTCGAGTCGCCATCCAAAAATCGGGCGTAGCCGTTAAGGTATTGGTGTACCTCAA harbors:
- a CDS encoding BON domain-containing protein; the protein is MNISKRVLLAGASMILVFGISACDKKGPAETAGKSIDQATEKAGDKMDETSKDIGDQGDKAGVAIDDAAITAKVKAAILAEPGLSVLQINVDTTKGVTTLSGSVDSQQSSDRAKEIAGAVAEVKGVENQLVVKLAK
- a CDS encoding site-specific recombinase; the encoded protein is MLDLLERIAAHPDTDVIDGLADLVQKLRPAKPHQIDRAAANVRTLTQLLQGNHSHAIALRHYLLRVFSARHQTNLYTDTGILSSNGFFTELFQRLSYRMLPPAVDDRYMRDCLDQILPAKTDYLWISGVPAADWLALFDTLAIADGGENGDTSAQQKTMVQLLESIQTLSYRISAMGLEPELIRNNPDLETFESPFLMQNFEVHQYLNGYARFLDGDSTPVANKPATPAEGYARFLDGSAATPDDAKHLLVMLDQCEMVVTKIRKNALRQGTSVALTYLLGRLTQSIDRLRKLLALIDVAHDLPSSIPECGETTAPSERRGAALSLGLELIEAHNRKYAVRELFASNIDLLARNITENASRTGEHYVADTRSEYAAMFRSAAGAGFIISFMAMLKILASYLRAAPLVEAFLFSMNYSLGFMLIHVLHFTVATKQPAMTASRIAAGLQSRDGRNIDLDSLVELIVKVIRTQFVAVLGNIIIAFPMAYLIAWGYFYLQGQHLVTPEKAEHLLHDIDPFHSLALFYAAIAGVCLFLSGLISGYYDNKAVYAHIPARIAQLRWLHRLLGEARLRNFAGYIENNLGGLMGNFYFGILLGSMGTLGFLLGLPIDIRHITFSAANFAISLVGLEHYITWQTAVISTLGVLSIGAVNLLVSFSLALFVALRARQVRFTKWPTLLKALLARFLVAPLDFFVPPKNVVEDKAKD
- a CDS encoding DUF4398 domain-containing protein; this encodes MKILTNPRSTRMMNWVGVPTVIAVTTIFMVGCASIPAPTEQLAVSKAAVTSATRSGGNEFAPLELKSAMEKMEGAERAMDAKDYPLAKRLAEQAQLDAKLAETKAGLAKAQKAVDDAQESNRVLREEIKRTTK